One window of Alteromonas sp. LMIT006 genomic DNA carries:
- a CDS encoding IS66 family transposase, which yields MKTSPSALPDDTNALREIIAQQAAQLSQKTAVIEDLYQQLNALKRHRFGRSSEQVEKNIHQTELQLEELETQIAQTAASADDTSSMGKRTPKRRVKLPESLPRDEKRLDSHQSCPCCNGKLMHIGDDVSEMLDVVPVSYRVIKIVRPKYGCSQCETLVQDAAPERVINKVLPSANVLTQVMVDKYLDHQPLYRQAQKMVREGIDVERSTLADWVGQVSRLLSPLAEAIGKHVKQASHLHADDTTAPTLSPGKGRTQVGRYWTYVRDGRAWSEQAPPAVWLQYSEDRKSIHPTSHLRHFKGALQADAYAGYNDVYRNNVTFVACMAHVRRKFYDITQSGPAPIAEQAIAYIQRLYAIEKNIRNQPPDKRVKIRQQQAIPILDTLYEYLDNRLRTVSKGSAISKAIAYAIKQKDGIYAYTKDGRAAIDNNSAERSIRPIALGRKNYLFAGSKAGGERAAVLYSILGTAKLNDINPTQYLTAVLKRISQHPINQIDKLLPWNIDLDDKSSLQAI from the coding sequence ATGAAAACAAGCCCTTCCGCCTTACCCGACGACACCAACGCCTTGCGTGAAATCATCGCGCAACAAGCGGCTCAGCTGTCTCAAAAAACGGCTGTCATCGAGGACTTGTATCAGCAACTCAATGCACTCAAACGTCATCGCTTTGGTCGCTCATCCGAACAAGTTGAGAAAAACATCCATCAAACCGAGTTGCAACTTGAAGAGCTAGAAACTCAGATAGCGCAAACAGCAGCTTCTGCTGATGATACATCGTCGATGGGGAAACGCACTCCTAAGCGTCGAGTGAAATTACCCGAATCTTTACCACGTGATGAAAAACGCCTCGACAGCCATCAAAGCTGTCCATGCTGTAACGGTAAGCTGATGCACATTGGGGATGATGTCTCTGAAATGCTCGATGTCGTGCCAGTCAGCTACCGTGTGATTAAAATCGTTCGCCCTAAGTATGGCTGTAGTCAGTGTGAGACTCTCGTACAAGATGCAGCGCCTGAGCGTGTGATTAACAAGGTTTTACCCAGTGCGAATGTGCTCACCCAAGTCATGGTGGACAAGTACCTTGACCATCAACCACTATACCGTCAGGCTCAAAAGATGGTACGCGAAGGCATCGATGTAGAGCGCTCTACTTTAGCGGATTGGGTCGGTCAGGTAAGCCGATTACTTAGCCCACTCGCTGAAGCCATTGGCAAGCATGTCAAACAAGCTTCTCACTTACATGCTGATGACACCACCGCCCCCACACTCTCCCCAGGAAAAGGTCGCACGCAAGTCGGGCGCTATTGGACGTATGTTCGAGATGGACGCGCATGGAGCGAGCAAGCACCGCCTGCGGTCTGGCTACAATACAGCGAAGATAGAAAAAGCATTCATCCCACTTCACACTTGCGTCACTTCAAAGGCGCACTGCAAGCCGATGCTTATGCCGGCTACAACGATGTGTATCGCAATAATGTGACCTTTGTAGCGTGCATGGCACATGTCAGGCGTAAATTTTATGATATTACGCAATCAGGTCCTGCTCCGATTGCCGAACAAGCCATCGCGTATATCCAAAGACTGTATGCCATTGAAAAAAATATCCGCAATCAACCACCCGATAAACGAGTCAAGATAAGACAACAACAGGCTATCCCGATACTAGATACACTATATGAATATCTAGACAATCGCTTACGCACCGTATCGAAAGGCTCAGCCATATCGAAAGCCATTGCCTATGCGATAAAGCAAAAGGACGGTATCTATGCCTACACAAAAGATGGTCGAGCCGCAATCGATAACAACTCGGCAGAGCGCTCTATCAGACCCATTGCACTCGGGCGTAAAAACTATCTGTTTGCAGGCTCAAAGGCGGGAGGCGAACGGGCAGCTGTACTGTACTCGATACTTGGCACCGCAAAACTCAATGACATTAATCCAACACAGTATCTGACAGCGGTACTCAAACGCATCAGTCAGCACCCTATCAATCAGATTGATAAACTCTTGCCGTGGAATATCGACCTAGACGATAAGTCATCACTACAGGCTATTTAA
- the tnpB gene encoding IS66 family insertion sequence element accessory protein TnpB (TnpB, as the term is used for proteins encoded by IS66 family insertion elements, is considered an accessory protein, since TnpC, encoded by a neighboring gene, is a DDE family transposase.) produces the protein MIGLSHDVRIWLCAGHTDMRKGFDGLSAIAQHVLDKDPFNGHVFVFRGKRGDRVKLLWWDGQGLCLYYKRLEQGRFVWPSAQSGAVHLSHAQLSMLLEGIDWRPPARRSRPQYSA, from the coding sequence ATGATTGGATTGTCACACGATGTGCGCATTTGGTTATGTGCAGGACACACGGATATGCGTAAAGGCTTTGATGGTTTATCCGCCATTGCCCAGCATGTTTTAGACAAAGACCCATTTAATGGCCATGTATTTGTGTTTCGTGGTAAGCGTGGCGATAGAGTCAAATTGTTGTGGTGGGATGGCCAAGGATTGTGTCTGTACTACAAGCGTTTGGAGCAAGGTCGTTTTGTCTGGCCTAGTGCACAATCGGGTGCGGTGCATCTGTCTCATGCGCAATTATCCATGTTATTAGAAGGCATCGATTGGCGTCCTCCGGCAAGGCGTTCTCGCCCACAATACAGCGCTTAA
- a CDS encoding transposase encodes MSGIKQTTSRRVFSPEYKMHIVNEVTQGTLSVSVISRQFDINHNQIFRWVREARDGKASWVTKAKQTTELVAPESAVSESLLPVTVVSEPVKPSVPPPPTAASMHIELRNGHRIVFHDNHPGFIKTVIEALT; translated from the coding sequence ATGTCAGGAATCAAGCAAACAACTTCGCGCAGGGTGTTTTCCCCTGAGTATAAAATGCACATCGTCAATGAGGTTACACAAGGCACATTGTCTGTATCTGTCATTTCACGACAATTTGATATCAATCACAATCAGATTTTTCGTTGGGTGCGCGAAGCGAGAGATGGTAAAGCCTCTTGGGTCACAAAAGCCAAGCAAACAACGGAATTAGTTGCCCCTGAGTCGGCTGTATCAGAGTCTTTATTGCCTGTCACTGTTGTGTCTGAGCCAGTTAAGCCCTCAGTCCCCCCACCGCCAACTGCTGCATCAATGCACATTGAGTTACGTAATGGGCATCGGATTGTGTTTCATGACAATCATCCTGGCTTCATCAAAACCGTTATTGAGGCGCTGACATGA
- a CDS encoding tyrosine-type recombinase/integrase: protein MMKYSYIDQTFIDNLPTPKDKIKAEYRADNLPKGFRIEIRQTSKGVGTYRYRTKEKDHNLGRSDRLSLEEALQKVAQLIPQSSQSPHSPFSPPITQTSHMSMLSLNAFWEQYYWPHVKTRLRTFRNIESMWRLRLKPTFGRQQLEEIKVIDIERFQTNLLEQNLSGSHITGHLKLLSRMFTLAIQWELVTKNPCDKVEYIKFDNQKERFLTPQEQQRFIEVLMQHPDRPVNLLMIFLLVTGVRSGVAKALQWSWVDMNSCTITVPPSVAKNKKQNVILLNTTAMDILSRVLGMHCTYVFINPVTQKPYNDFKKSFKSALREADIPQTVRIHDLRHTFCSNLVSSNVSLASVQQLANHACYTTTLRYAKISQETLRNACQVAAIEL from the coding sequence ATGATGAAATACTCATATATTGACCAAACTTTTATTGATAATTTACCCACACCAAAGGACAAGATTAAGGCGGAGTATCGAGCGGACAATTTACCGAAAGGCTTTCGCATCGAGATACGTCAGACGTCAAAAGGGGTGGGGACATATCGCTATCGCACCAAAGAAAAAGACCATAACTTAGGACGTTCCGATAGGCTTTCATTGGAAGAGGCATTACAAAAAGTGGCTCAGCTCATCCCTCAATCCAGCCAATCCCCTCATTCCCCCTTTTCACCACCCATTACCCAGACGAGTCATATGTCAATGTTGAGCTTGAATGCGTTTTGGGAGCAGTATTATTGGCCACATGTCAAAACCCGATTGCGCACATTTAGGAATATTGAGTCGATGTGGCGACTGCGTCTTAAGCCAACTTTTGGTCGTCAGCAGCTTGAGGAGATTAAGGTAATAGATATAGAGCGGTTTCAAACTAACTTGTTAGAGCAAAATTTATCAGGTAGTCATATTACCGGACACTTAAAGTTATTGAGTCGCATGTTTACATTGGCAATACAATGGGAGCTTGTCACTAAGAACCCATGTGATAAGGTTGAGTACATTAAGTTTGATAATCAAAAAGAGCGCTTTTTAACGCCTCAAGAGCAACAGCGTTTTATCGAAGTCCTCATGCAGCACCCTGATCGCCCGGTTAACCTATTGATGATATTCTTACTGGTAACGGGAGTAAGAAGTGGGGTAGCAAAAGCGCTTCAATGGTCTTGGGTCGATATGAATAGCTGCACAATAACGGTTCCACCTAGTGTCGCTAAGAATAAAAAGCAAAATGTGATCTTACTCAACACAACCGCCATGGATATCTTATCCCGAGTGTTAGGAATGCATTGTACTTATGTGTTTATTAATCCTGTGACGCAAAAGCCATATAACGATTTTAAAAAGTCGTTTAAGAGTGCTTTAAGGGAGGCTGATATACCTCAGACTGTGCGTATACATGACCTACGTCATACGTTTTGTAGTAATCTTGTATCGAGCAACGTTTCATTAGCGAGTGTTCAACAGTTAGCGAATCATGCCTGTTATACCACCACCCTTCGATATGCAAAAATATCTCAGGAGACTCTTAGAAACGCCTGCCAAGTGGCCGCCATTGAGCTTTAA
- a CDS encoding recombinase family protein yields MSQINYVAYYRVSTVKQGKAGLGMQAQKQAISDFLRLHNGILVAEYTEVGSGKASDRPEFERAVEYAQLANAVLLVAKLDRLSRDLHFITDLQKKGVRFKLADFPDIDQLTIHILAAMAQHEAQMISQRTKAALSAAKLRGVKLGNPQLERCRNTDTISATQARTSAQGAWRQKIIKVIHHLQAQYPQANTVELAHLLNQRGLCSYRNKPFSSAIVSRLLRQA; encoded by the coding sequence ATGAGTCAAATTAACTATGTGGCTTATTACCGAGTCTCGACGGTGAAGCAAGGAAAAGCTGGCTTAGGAATGCAAGCTCAAAAACAGGCCATAAGTGATTTTCTAAGGCTACACAATGGCATCTTAGTGGCTGAGTATACAGAGGTTGGTTCGGGCAAAGCCTCTGACCGTCCAGAGTTTGAAAGGGCTGTGGAATATGCTCAACTGGCTAATGCTGTTTTGTTAGTGGCTAAACTAGATAGGCTAAGCCGAGACTTACACTTTATTACTGACTTACAGAAAAAAGGGGTCCGCTTTAAACTCGCTGATTTCCCTGACATCGACCAACTGACGATTCATATCTTGGCTGCAATGGCCCAACATGAAGCGCAGATGATTTCGCAACGAACTAAAGCAGCCCTTAGTGCGGCAAAGTTGCGTGGTGTGAAATTGGGTAACCCCCAACTTGAGCGTTGTCGTAATACTGACACTATTTCTGCAACTCAAGCCCGTACGTCTGCTCAAGGCGCTTGGCGACAAAAAATCATCAAGGTCATCCATCATCTGCAAGCTCAGTACCCGCAAGCCAATACGGTCGAACTGGCCCACTTGCTCAATCAACGTGGGTTATGCAGTTATCGTAACAAGCCTTTCAGCAGTGCCATCGTGTCACGACTACTGCGTCAGGCTTAA